A DNA window from Parabacteroides johnsonii DSM 18315 contains the following coding sequences:
- a CDS encoding RNA polymerase sigma factor — MQQYIEEEIIKQLRDPAHQRDAFAQVVNFYGEKLYWQIRKMVLDHDDANDLLQNTFLKAWTNVDYFRGEAKLSTWLYKIAINECITFLNRQRTQNNVSIDDTDVFLLDRLKGDEYFDGDAAQMKLQEAILTLPEKQRAVFNMKYFDDMKYEDMSEIFGTSVGALKASYHHAVKKVEEFLTKDI, encoded by the coding sequence ATGCAACAATATATAGAGGAAGAGATAATAAAACAATTACGTGATCCGGCGCATCAACGTGATGCTTTCGCACAGGTTGTCAATTTCTACGGGGAGAAGTTGTATTGGCAGATACGAAAGATGGTATTGGACCATGATGATGCAAACGACTTATTGCAGAATACATTCCTGAAAGCCTGGACGAATGTCGACTATTTCCGGGGAGAAGCGAAGTTATCGACTTGGTTGTATAAGATTGCGATAAACGAATGTATAACCTTTCTGAACCGCCAGCGTACACAGAACAATGTCTCGATCGATGATACGGACGTGTTTTTGTTGGATCGTCTGAAAGGAGACGAGTACTTCGACGGGGATGCTGCACAGATGAAGTTGCAGGAAGCCATCCTGACATTGCCGGAGAAACAGCGTGCCGTTTTTAATATGAAATATTTTGACGATATGAAATATGAAGATATGTCTGAGATTTTCGGAACTTCCGTAGGCGCTTTAAAAGCCTCCTATCACCATGCGGTGAAGAAAGTAGAGGAGTTTTTAACAAAAGACATTTAA
- a CDS encoding Fur family transcriptional regulator, which translates to MDAKKYTEMQDLFTRYLAEKKLRKTEERYAILECICSFPGHFDMCLLHQKLEEMNFHVSRATVYNTVDVLVDSGLIVRHQLTAQAVQYELRMLAETHSHLICTKCGAIRELKDATLKKDVGALKISRFTPEYHALYIYGLCSKCKYRLQRKK; encoded by the coding sequence ATGGATGCAAAAAAGTACACAGAGATGCAAGACTTGTTTACCAGGTATCTTGCTGAGAAAAAACTACGAAAGACGGAGGAACGATATGCCATATTGGAGTGTATATGCAGTTTCCCCGGTCATTTCGATATGTGTTTGCTTCATCAGAAACTGGAGGAAATGAATTTTCATGTCAGTCGGGCTACTGTTTATAACACAGTCGACGTTTTGGTAGACAGTGGCTTGATTGTGCGTCATCAGCTGACAGCCCAGGCTGTGCAATATGAGTTGAGGATGCTGGCGGAGACACATTCGCATCTGATCTGTACGAAATGCGGAGCGATCAGGGAGCTGAAGGATGCGACACTGAAGAAAGATGTCGGAGCGTTGAAGATATCGCGTTTCACTCCGGAATATCATGCGCTTTACATTTACGGCTTGTGCAGTAAATGTAAGTACCGGCTTCAACGGAAGAAGTAA
- a CDS encoding co-chaperone GroES, producing the protein MNIRPLADRVLIKPAAAEEKTLGGIIIPDSAKEKPLKGEVVAVGNGTKDEEMVVKNGDTVLYGKYAGTEIELDGEKYLIMRQSDILAII; encoded by the coding sequence ATGAACATTAGACCATTAGCAGACAGAGTGCTGATTAAGCCAGCTGCAGCAGAAGAAAAGACACTTGGCGGAATCATTATTCCCGATTCAGCAAAAGAAAAACCTTTAAAAGGTGAAGTTGTTGCCGTAGGTAACGGAACAAAGGATGAGGAAATGGTTGTAAAGAATGGCGATACTGTATTGTATGGTAAGTATGCCGGTACGGAAATCGAACTGGACGGTGAAAAATATCTAATCATGCGTCAGTCTGATATTTTGGCTATTATCTGA
- the mazG gene encoding nucleoside triphosphate pyrophosphohydrolase: MATKQEKMEAFGQLLDILDELRVKCPWDRKQTNESLRTNTIEETYELCDAIMKDDNNNIKKELGDLLLHIVFYAKIGEEKMAFDIKDVCDSLCQKLIYRHPHVFGSAQADTAGKVEQSWEQLKLKEKGGNKTVLEGVPASLPSVVKAHRIQDKARNVGFDWEQRDQVWDKVHEEFTELKTEIDKMDADKMEAEFGDLFFSLINAARLYKINPDNALERTNQKFTRRFNYLEEHTIKEGKSLKDMSLEEMDRIWNEAKAKGL, encoded by the coding sequence ATGGCAACTAAACAAGAAAAGATGGAAGCCTTCGGACAATTGCTCGACATATTAGACGAGCTTCGTGTAAAATGTCCGTGGGACCGTAAACAAACAAACGAAAGTCTTCGCACGAATACAATCGAAGAGACTTACGAACTATGCGATGCCATCATGAAAGATGACAACAATAACATTAAAAAAGAATTGGGCGACTTGCTCTTGCACATTGTCTTCTATGCCAAGATCGGTGAAGAAAAGATGGCGTTCGACATCAAAGATGTATGCGACAGTCTTTGCCAGAAACTGATCTATCGCCATCCGCACGTTTTTGGAAGCGCACAGGCCGATACAGCCGGCAAAGTAGAACAGAGCTGGGAACAACTCAAGCTAAAGGAAAAAGGCGGTAACAAGACAGTTCTCGAAGGGGTCCCCGCTTCGCTCCCTTCCGTGGTCAAAGCTCACCGCATCCAGGATAAAGCCCGCAACGTAGGTTTCGACTGGGAACAGCGCGACCAAGTCTGGGATAAGGTGCACGAAGAGTTTACCGAACTGAAGACCGAAATCGACAAGATGGATGCAGACAAGATGGAAGCTGAGTTCGGAGACCTGTTCTTCAGCCTGATCAATGCTGCCCGCCTCTATAAGATCAATCCGGACAATGCTTTAGAACGCACAAATCAGAAGTTCACCCGCCGCTTCAACTATTTAGAAGAACATACTATCAAAGAAGGCAAGTCATTAAAAGATATGTCTTTGGAAGAAATGGACCGGATCTGGAACGAAGCAAAAGCGAAAGGGTTATAA
- a CDS encoding zinc metallopeptidase: MSMYWIIFIGFALLSWLVSSRLQNKFEKYSKIPMPNGMTGKDVAEKMLHDNGIYDVKVISTPGHLTDHYNPANQTVNLSESVYYSNSIAAAAVAAHECGHAVQHATAYAPLRMRSALVPVVSFASNIMTWVLLGGMLLINSFPQLLLFGIILFASTTLFSFITLPVEINASQRALAWLSNAGITNVYTHDKAEDALRSAAYTYVVAALGSLATLLYYIMIFLGGRSRD; this comes from the coding sequence ATGAGCATGTATTGGATTATATTTATCGGTTTTGCCCTTCTTAGCTGGCTGGTTTCTTCCAGACTCCAGAACAAGTTTGAAAAATATTCCAAGATTCCTATGCCGAATGGCATGACAGGGAAAGACGTGGCAGAAAAGATGTTGCATGATAACGGTATTTATGATGTAAAGGTTATTTCTACTCCCGGACATTTGACGGATCATTATAATCCGGCCAACCAAACCGTCAATCTGAGCGAATCGGTTTATTATAGTAATAGTATTGCTGCCGCTGCTGTTGCGGCTCATGAATGCGGGCATGCTGTCCAGCATGCTACAGCTTATGCGCCTCTCCGGATGCGTTCGGCTTTGGTTCCGGTCGTCAGCTTTGCTTCCAACATTATGACATGGGTGTTGTTGGGGGGGATGCTGTTGATAAATAGTTTTCCTCAGTTGTTGCTTTTCGGTATTATTTTGTTTGCTTCGACTACCTTGTTCAGTTTTATTACACTGCCGGTCGAGATCAATGCAAGTCAGCGGGCTTTGGCTTGGTTAAGCAATGCCGGTATCACGAATGTTTATACGCATGATAAGGCTGAAGACGCTTTGCGTTCCGCTGCTTACACGTATGTAGTGGCCGCTTTGGGTTCGCTTGCTACGTTATTATATTATATCATGATTTTCTTGGGTGGAAGAAGCCGGGATTAA
- a CDS encoding DNA alkylation repair protein, with translation MLQDELKEIRTQLRLAMNGVISTSMREKGIVYKLNFGVPLPEIKQIAATHKPDSELAAALWKEDIREFKILASLLQPVGGFSSRKAEQWVKEIPYLEIAEQCSHNLFYRLPDVEDLLFGLLANVEDEYARTVGFLVSVELLKRKKKLSEQVKALIFVESLRSLARPNFGASFKEKQAALNALKFYGRLSAEKAQLILESFDAFPEFMKTPEGREIYNDLKFEFEYCR, from the coding sequence ATGTTACAGGATGAATTAAAAGAAATACGGACCCAGCTTCGCCTGGCGATGAATGGGGTGATCTCTACCAGTATGCGCGAGAAGGGCATTGTTTATAAACTGAATTTCGGTGTCCCTCTGCCTGAGATCAAGCAGATTGCCGCTACGCATAAACCGGATTCCGAGCTGGCTGCCGCCTTGTGGAAAGAAGATATTCGTGAGTTCAAGATATTGGCTTCTCTCTTGCAACCGGTGGGCGGGTTCTCGTCGCGAAAAGCGGAGCAATGGGTGAAAGAAATCCCTTATTTGGAAATTGCGGAGCAGTGCAGCCATAATTTGTTTTATCGGTTGCCGGATGTGGAAGATTTGCTGTTTGGGCTGCTTGCTAATGTGGAAGACGAATACGCCCGGACGGTGGGTTTTCTGGTCAGTGTCGAACTACTAAAAAGAAAAAAGAAACTGAGTGAACAGGTAAAAGCTCTTATTTTCGTGGAAAGTTTACGGTCACTTGCTCGTCCTAACTTCGGTGCTTCATTTAAAGAAAAACAGGCAGCGTTGAACGCGTTGAAGTTTTATGGAAGGTTGTCGGCTGAAAAAGCTCAGTTAATACTTGAATCGTTCGACGCATTCCCCGAATTTATGAAGACGCCCGAAGGACGGGAAATATATAATGATTTAAAATTTGAATTTGAATATTGCCGTTAA
- a CDS encoding adenylosuccinate synthase, with product MKVDVLLGLQWGDEGKGKVVDVLTPNYDVITRFQGGPNAGHTLEFNGEKYVLRSIPSGIFQGGKVNVIGNGVVLDPLLFQQEAEALAASGHDLTKQLCISKKAHLILPTHRILDAAYEAAKGSGKIGTTGKGIGPTYTDKISRNGLRVGDLLHNFDEKYAAAKARHEAILRSLNYEYDITELEAQWFKGLEYLKQFHLIDSEHVINNYLKEGKSVLAEGAQGTMLDIDFGSYPFVTSSNTICAGCCTGLGVSPRNIGEVYGIFKAYCTRVGSGPFPTELFDETGSKIRQIGHEYGAVTGRERRCGWIDLVALKYAIMINGVTKLIMMKSDVLDGFDTVKACVAYKVDGKETTEFPFEINEGIEPVYVEMPGWNVDMTKMQSEDEFPEEFNAYISFLEEELEVPIKIVSVGPDREQTIVRYTEE from the coding sequence ATGAAAGTTGACGTTCTATTAGGATTGCAGTGGGGTGACGAAGGCAAAGGAAAAGTTGTCGACGTTTTGACTCCGAATTACGATGTGATAACTCGTTTTCAGGGAGGTCCCAATGCAGGACATACTTTGGAATTTAACGGTGAAAAGTATGTGTTACGTTCCATCCCTTCCGGTATTTTCCAGGGAGGCAAGGTAAACGTTATCGGTAACGGTGTCGTACTGGATCCGTTGTTGTTCCAGCAGGAAGCGGAGGCACTCGCTGCCAGCGGACACGACCTGACCAAACAACTGTGTATCTCTAAGAAAGCTCATTTGATCCTGCCTACTCACCGTATACTGGATGCTGCTTACGAGGCTGCGAAAGGTTCGGGCAAAATCGGTACGACCGGTAAGGGTATCGGCCCGACTTATACGGACAAGATCAGCCGTAACGGTCTGCGCGTAGGCGACCTGTTGCACAATTTCGATGAAAAATATGCTGCGGCAAAAGCAAGACATGAAGCTATTCTGCGTTCTCTGAATTATGAATACGATATTACCGAATTGGAAGCGCAATGGTTCAAGGGATTGGAATATCTGAAACAGTTCCACCTGATCGACAGCGAGCATGTGATCAATAACTATTTGAAAGAAGGTAAGTCTGTTTTGGCTGAAGGGGCACAGGGCACTATGCTGGATATCGATTTCGGTTCGTATCCGTTCGTGACTTCTTCCAATACGATTTGTGCAGGTTGCTGTACCGGTTTGGGGGTTTCTCCGCGTAACATTGGCGAAGTGTATGGTATCTTCAAAGCTTATTGCACACGTGTCGGTAGCGGTCCGTTCCCAACAGAGCTGTTTGATGAAACAGGCAGTAAGATCCGCCAGATCGGTCATGAATATGGTGCCGTAACCGGGCGCGAACGCCGTTGTGGTTGGATTGACCTGGTTGCGTTGAAATATGCAATCATGATCAACGGTGTGACGAAACTGATTATGATGAAGAGCGATGTGTTGGATGGTTTCGATACGGTTAAGGCTTGCGTCGCTTATAAAGTCGATGGCAAGGAAACGACAGAGTTCCCGTTTGAAATCAACGAAGGCATCGAACCTGTATATGTGGAAATGCCGGGTTGGAATGTCGATATGACGAAGATGCAAAGTGAAGACGAATTCCCGGAAGAGTTCAACGCTTATATCTCTTTCCTTGAAGAAGAACTGGAAGTTCCGATCAAGATTGTTTCTGTCGGTCCTGACCGTGAGCAAACAATTGTCAGATATACCGAAGAATAA
- the hisS gene encoding histidine--tRNA ligase, translating into MQKPSIPKGTRDFSPEEMAKRNYIFNTIREVYHLYGFQQIETPAMENLSTLMGKYGEEGDKLLFKILNSGNCLSGITDEELLERNAVRFGVKACEKGLRYDLTVPFARYVVQHRNDITFPFKRYQIQPVWRADRPQKGRYREFYQCDGDVVGSDSLVNEVELIQIMDEVFHRFGIRVCIKMNNRKILSGIAEIIGEADKIVDITVAIDKLDKIGLDNVNEELRSKDLSEDAIARLQPIIMLKGTNREKLVVLKKELAASEIAMKGIAEMEFILDRIEKLELNAELELDLTLARGLNYYTGAIFEVKALDVQIGSITGGGRYDNLTGVFGMDGVSGVGISFGADRIFDVLNQLELYPVDSLKTTQLLFVNFGEKEENYLLPLISKVRAAGIRTELYPEAAKMKKQMGYADTKKIPFVAIVGENEINEGKINLKNMLTGEQSLVTIEELIERF; encoded by the coding sequence ATGCAAAAGCCGTCTATCCCTAAAGGAACAAGAGATTTTTCGCCTGAAGAAATGGCGAAGCGTAATTATATATTCAATACTATCCGCGAAGTATACCATCTGTACGGATTTCAGCAGATCGAAACTCCGGCTATGGAAAACCTGTCTACGCTGATGGGTAAATATGGAGAAGAGGGCGATAAGTTGCTTTTCAAAATATTGAATTCCGGAAATTGTCTTTCCGGAATAACGGATGAAGAATTGCTGGAACGCAACGCCGTGAGGTTTGGGGTGAAAGCTTGCGAAAAAGGGTTACGTTATGATCTGACAGTTCCTTTTGCCCGTTATGTGGTGCAGCACCGTAATGATATCACTTTCCCGTTCAAGCGTTACCAGATACAGCCTGTATGGCGTGCTGACCGTCCGCAGAAAGGACGTTACCGCGAATTTTATCAGTGTGACGGAGATGTGGTAGGTTCCGATTCGCTGGTGAACGAAGTCGAACTGATCCAGATTATGGATGAGGTCTTTCATCGTTTCGGCATTCGTGTCTGCATAAAGATGAACAACCGTAAGATTCTTTCCGGTATTGCCGAGATAATCGGTGAAGCTGACAAGATTGTCGATATCACGGTTGCTATCGACAAATTGGATAAGATTGGACTGGATAATGTGAATGAAGAGTTGCGTTCCAAGGATTTGTCCGAAGATGCAATCGCTCGTTTGCAACCCATCATTATGCTGAAAGGAACGAACCGCGAAAAGCTGGTTGTCCTGAAAAAGGAACTGGCTGCATCGGAAATTGCGATGAAAGGTATTGCCGAGATGGAATTTATCCTGGATCGTATCGAAAAGTTGGAACTGAATGCAGAGCTGGAGCTGGACTTGACGTTGGCGCGTGGGCTGAATTACTATACAGGTGCCATCTTCGAGGTGAAAGCACTGGATGTACAGATCGGAAGTATCACGGGGGGAGGGCGCTATGACAATTTGACCGGTGTGTTTGGCATGGACGGTGTTTCTGGTGTCGGAATCTCTTTCGGGGCTGATCGCATCTTCGATGTCTTGAACCAGCTGGAACTTTATCCCGTCGATTCTTTGAAGACCACGCAACTGCTGTTCGTGAACTTCGGCGAGAAAGAAGAAAACTATTTGTTGCCTCTGATCTCGAAAGTGCGTGCTGCCGGTATCCGTACGGAGTTGTATCCCGAAGCTGCCAAAATGAAAAAACAGATGGGATATGCCGATACGAAGAAGATTCCGTTTGTGGCGATTGTCGGTGAAAATGAAATAAACGAGGGCAAGATCAATCTGAAGAACATGTTGACAGGCGAACAGTCTCTCGTCACGATAGAAGAATTGATCGAAAGATTCTAA
- a CDS encoding protein-disulfide reductase DsbD family protein, giving the protein MKKLFSTLMLVLVALTVQAQILQPVKWKIQLNDSGSAEKEIVFTATADKGWHLYDQDLPEGGPVSTSFTFETLKGAELIGKPTSSVKPTTVYDELFAMNLRWYPGTVSFTQKFKVTDPAKFKAEGEVEFMACNDETCLPPDRVSFSFDKKNIKMTAVAETVVEKPEVEQDDVTAVQPDTEKVVEEVAELKTPTPDVNKDKAENKPVLVSNELTDNAALWTPVIDRLKAFGDTTVSATDTSWLFIFFAGFLGGLIALLTPCVWPMIPMTVSFFLKRTKDRKKAIRDAVTYGLSIIVIYLVMGLLITGIFGASALNDLSTNAIFNIIFFLLLVIFAISFFGAFEMVLPSSWTNKLDTKADSTTGIISIFFMSFTLVLVSFSCTGPIIGTLLVQAASMGTAVGPAIGMFGFALALSIPFSLFAIFPNMLQSMPKSGGWLNSVKVVLGFLELALALKFLSVADLAYGWRLLDREVFIVLWIVIFALLGAYLLGKIKFSHDSDLPYVSVPRLFMAIISFSFAVYMVPGLWGAPLKAISAFAPPLYTQDFNLYNSEVHAAFDDYEVGMAYAKKVNKPVMIDFSGFGCVNCRKMEASVWTDPKVKQILENDYVLITLMVDDKTKLPHPITIEEHGKTRKLKTIGDKWSYLQRSKFGANAQPFYILLNAEGEPIGPSYAFNESVPDYIKFLENGLKVFKEQENDK; this is encoded by the coding sequence ATGAAGAAGCTCTTTAGTACCTTGATGTTGGTGCTCGTCGCACTGACTGTACAGGCACAGATTCTCCAGCCTGTGAAATGGAAAATACAACTGAATGACTCCGGCTCAGCAGAGAAAGAGATCGTATTTACCGCTACTGCCGATAAAGGCTGGCATTTGTATGACCAGGACCTGCCGGAAGGCGGCCCCGTCTCCACTTCGTTCACATTCGAGACATTAAAGGGAGCCGAGCTGATCGGCAAGCCGACTTCATCTGTCAAACCGACCACCGTGTACGACGAACTGTTCGCCATGAACCTACGTTGGTATCCGGGTACCGTTTCGTTCACCCAAAAGTTCAAAGTGACCGATCCAGCCAAGTTTAAAGCCGAAGGGGAAGTAGAATTCATGGCTTGCAACGACGAAACTTGTCTGCCTCCCGACCGCGTCAGCTTCTCATTCGACAAAAAGAATATAAAAATGACAGCCGTCGCCGAAACAGTGGTGGAAAAACCGGAAGTCGAGCAAGACGATGTAACAGCCGTGCAACCGGATACCGAAAAGGTGGTAGAAGAAGTGGCAGAACTGAAAACTCCCACTCCTGATGTCAATAAGGACAAAGCGGAGAATAAGCCGGTCCTCGTATCCAATGAGCTGACCGACAACGCTGCTCTCTGGACTCCCGTCATTGACCGGTTGAAGGCTTTCGGCGACACGACGGTTTCCGCGACCGATACATCGTGGTTGTTCATCTTCTTCGCCGGTTTCTTAGGTGGATTAATCGCCCTGCTAACACCCTGTGTATGGCCGATGATCCCGATGACGGTCAGTTTCTTCCTTAAACGGACAAAGGACCGCAAAAAGGCGATCCGCGATGCGGTGACATACGGACTTTCGATCATTGTGATTTATCTGGTGATGGGATTGCTGATTACGGGGATATTCGGGGCAAGTGCGCTGAACGACTTGTCGACAAATGCAATCTTCAATATCATTTTCTTCCTGCTGTTAGTTATCTTTGCCATCTCTTTCTTCGGAGCGTTCGAAATGGTATTGCCCTCTTCCTGGACAAATAAGCTGGATACGAAGGCGGATTCAACAACGGGCATTATCAGTATTTTCTTCATGTCGTTCACTCTGGTGTTGGTTTCCTTCTCTTGCACAGGCCCGATTATCGGGACTTTGCTGGTACAGGCTGCTTCAATGGGAACGGCAGTAGGACCGGCTATCGGTATGTTCGGTTTTGCATTGGCACTGTCTATTCCGTTCAGCCTTTTCGCCATCTTCCCGAATATGCTGCAAAGCATGCCGAAATCCGGTGGTTGGCTCAATTCCGTCAAGGTGGTGTTAGGCTTCCTTGAACTGGCACTGGCGCTCAAGTTCCTCTCTGTCGCCGACCTGGCCTATGGATGGCGCTTGCTGGACCGCGAAGTGTTTATCGTGCTTTGGATCGTTATCTTTGCCCTGTTGGGAGCTTACCTGTTAGGCAAAATCAAGTTCAGCCATGACAGTGACTTGCCGTATGTATCCGTACCGCGTCTGTTCATGGCGATCATTTCTTTCTCTTTTGCCGTTTATATGGTTCCGGGGCTTTGGGGAGCGCCATTGAAAGCAATCAGCGCCTTTGCTCCTCCTCTGTATACTCAGGATTTCAACCTGTACAACAGTGAAGTACACGCTGCTTTTGACGATTACGAAGTCGGCATGGCATACGCCAAGAAGGTGAACAAGCCGGTCATGATCGATTTCTCCGGCTTCGGTTGTGTGAACTGCCGCAAGATGGAAGCATCCGTTTGGACCGACCCGAAAGTAAAACAGATATTGGAAAATGATTATGTCCTGATCACCCTGATGGTCGACGACAAGACGAAGCTGCCGCATCCGATCACGATCGAGGAGCATGGCAAGACTCGCAAGTTGAAAACAATCGGCGACAAATGGAGTTATTTGCAGCGCAGCAAATTCGGTGCAAACGCCCAACCGTTCTACATTTTGCTGAATGCCGAAGGCGAACCGATCGGCCCGTCATATGCATTCAACGAAAGTGTTCCCGACTATATCAAATTCCTGGAAAACGGATTGAAAGTATTTAAAGAACAAGAAAATGATAAATAA
- the groL gene encoding chaperonin GroEL (60 kDa chaperone family; promotes refolding of misfolded polypeptides especially under stressful conditions; forms two stacked rings of heptamers to form a barrel-shaped 14mer; ends can be capped by GroES; misfolded proteins enter the barrel where they are refolded when GroES binds) — protein MAKEIKYDMDARDLLKKGVDELANAVKVTLGPKGRNVIIEKKFGAPHITKDGVTVAKEVEVACPFENMGAQLVKEVASKTNDNAGDGTTTATVLAQSIIGVGLKNVTAGANPMDLKRGIDKAVAKVVESIAAQSEAVGDQFEKIEHVAKISANGDEAIGKLIAEAMQRVKTEGVITVEEAKGTETTVDVVEGMQFDRGYISPYFVTNTEKMECEMENPYILIYDKKISVLKDLLPILEPAVQSGRPLLIIAEDIDSEALATLVVNRLRGSLKICAVKAPGFGDRRKAMLEDIAVLTGGVVISEEKGLKLEGATMDMLGTAEKVTVDKDTTTIVNGAGDKEAIQARIGQIKTQIENTTSDYDKEKLQERLAKMAGGVAVLYVGAPSEVEMKEKKDRVDDALHATRAAIEEGTVPGGGVAYIRAIETLEGMKGENEDETTGIEIVKRAIEEPLRQIVANAGKEGAVVVQKVKEGKGDFGYNARADKYENLCAAGVIDPAKVTRVALENAASIAGMFLTTECVIAEKKEEAPAAPAMNPGMGGMGGMM, from the coding sequence ATGGCAAAAGAAATTAAATACGATATGGATGCCCGCGACCTTCTGAAGAAAGGCGTGGATGAATTGGCTAACGCAGTAAAAGTAACACTGGGCCCGAAGGGACGTAACGTGATCATCGAAAAGAAGTTCGGTGCTCCCCATATCACAAAAGATGGTGTAACAGTTGCTAAAGAAGTGGAAGTTGCTTGCCCGTTTGAAAACATGGGCGCTCAACTGGTTAAGGAAGTTGCTTCAAAGACAAACGATAATGCCGGTGACGGTACGACGACTGCAACAGTTCTGGCACAGTCTATTATCGGTGTCGGTCTGAAGAACGTAACGGCAGGTGCCAACCCTATGGACCTGAAACGTGGTATTGATAAAGCGGTAGCTAAAGTCGTAGAGAGCATCGCTGCTCAGTCTGAAGCTGTAGGTGACCAGTTCGAAAAGATCGAACACGTAGCCAAGATTTCCGCTAACGGTGACGAAGCCATCGGTAAACTGATCGCAGAAGCTATGCAGAGAGTAAAAACCGAAGGTGTTATCACTGTAGAAGAAGCTAAAGGTACGGAAACTACAGTAGACGTAGTAGAAGGTATGCAGTTCGACCGTGGTTATATCTCCCCGTATTTTGTAACTAATACGGAAAAGATGGAATGCGAGATGGAAAATCCGTATATCCTGATCTACGACAAGAAGATCTCTGTATTGAAAGATTTGCTGCCTATCCTTGAACCGGCAGTTCAGAGCGGTCGTCCTCTGTTGATCATCGCTGAAGATATCGATAGTGAAGCTTTGGCAACTTTGGTTGTAAACCGTCTGCGTGGTTCTTTGAAGATCTGTGCTGTTAAGGCTCCGGGCTTCGGTGACCGTCGTAAAGCTATGTTGGAAGATATTGCTGTCCTGACAGGTGGTGTTGTGATCTCCGAAGAAAAAGGCTTGAAGCTGGAAGGTGCTACAATGGATATGCTGGGTACGGCTGAAAAGGTTACGGTAGACAAAGATACGACTACTATCGTAAACGGTGCAGGTGATAAGGAAGCTATTCAGGCTCGTATCGGACAGATCAAGACTCAGATTGAAAATACGACTTCCGACTATGACAAGGAAAAATTGCAGGAACGTCTGGCTAAGATGGCCGGTGGCGTTGCCGTACTGTATGTAGGTGCTCCTTCTGAAGTTGAAATGAAAGAAAAGAAAGACCGTGTCGACGATGCCCTGCATGCAACTCGTGCTGCTATCGAAGAAGGTACGGTTCCTGGTGGTGGTGTCGCTTACATCCGTGCTATCGAAACGTTGGAAGGCATGAAGGGTGAAAACGAAGACGAAACAACCGGTATCGAAATCGTTAAACGCGCTATCGAAGAACCGTTGCGCCAGATCGTAGCCAACGCTGGTAAAGAAGGTGCGGTAGTTGTTCAGAAAGTAAAAGAAGGCAAAGGTGACTTCGGTTACAATGCCCGTGCAGACAAGTATGAAAACTTGTGTGCAGCTGGTGTAATCGACCCTGCTAAGGTAACACGTGTAGCTTTGGAAAATGCCGCTTCTATCGCAGGAATGTTCCTGACTACCGAATGTGTGATCGCTGAAAAGAAAGAAGAAGCTCCGGCAGCTCCTGCTATGAACCCGGGTATGGGTGGCATGGGCGGTATGATGTAA